From Solanum stenotomum isolate F172 unplaced genomic scaffold, ASM1918654v1 scaffold10990, whole genome shotgun sequence, a single genomic window includes:
- the LOC125849802 gene encoding uncharacterized protein LOC125849802, with translation MSKRKRRKRGERAQLPDHVKLGTEKKEPDVGYDESTCGNRNNLEGKLAGDEPYYPSDEAASFETNPDAFSDDEEEVQQRERVKPRRRKKVNRVVFDASSQKVVWELGLVFESVNEFRFVVTKYVVAEHVAIEIYINEPTRVRVMRTVGCPWVLFASVDSRTDNFVVKIYNPVHKCDPTNRNKLCNSKFLSSHYSERIKEQPDIRIFEFQGLIKKELDLYVGRTVCRRARNKVLQELMGDYVLEFGRILDYKYELLRTNPGSTYVVKLHEETFEKGRKMFQGFYICFDAIKKSFLAGCRRCIGLDGCFLKGVSKGQLLVVICKDGNNQMLPLAWVVVEVENKFTWAWFVKLLKEDLQLGDGTDLTIISDMQKGLEISITDHLPNVEHRMCVRHILANWSKRWRGLERNKCFWRWSKLYFNFTSKCDVIDNNIAECFNSWILAARHKNIITMLEEIRVKMMKRIGQTREFCNTWICEISLMAMKVLQDNTAKSMKCSIEWNSDTGYEVLHGPYRHVVDIQRQICSCRAWMLKGIPCPHAIAALHHRKLDPINYISHWYNRETYMKTYNYFIQPVMNLKMWPESQNISVIPPPVRKMPGRPGKKRKKEQGETSKTGKLSKRGIEMSCSTCHNKGHNKKKCPLGAPASGTNFTAGPSSRPAVGPSSRPPSGPAAPSSRPPSGPTAAPTSKQTVVPAAAPTST, from the exons ATGAgtaaaagaaagagaaggaaaagaggagaaagagctcAATTGCCTGATCATGTCAAGTTAGGAACAGAAAAAAAAGAGCCAGATGTTGGGTATGATGAATCTACATGTGGTAATAGAAATAACTTAGAAGGTAAGTTAGCTGGTGATGAGCCTTATTATCCCTCAGATGAAGCTGCCAGTTTTGAAACAAATCCAGATGCTTTCagtgatgatgaagaagaggtTCAACAAAGAGAGAGAGTCAAGCcaagaaggagaaagaaggtGAATAGAGTTGTATTTGATGCATCTTCTCAGAAAGTAGTGTGGGAATTGGGTCTTGTATTTGAAAGTGTTAATGAGTTTAGATTTGTTGTTACCAAATATGTTGTTGCTGAACATGTTgcaattgaaatatatattaatgaaCCAACAAGGGTAAGAGTTATGCGTACAGTTGGTTGTCCTTGGGTTTTATTTGCTAGCGTTGATTCTAGGACAGATAATTTTGTTGTAAAGATATACAATCCAGTTCACAAATGTGATCCTACTAACAGGAACAAGCTTTGTAATAGCAAGTTCTTATCTAGTCACTACAGTGAAAGGATAAAGGAACAACCTGACATTAGAATCTTTGAGTTTCAAGGGcttattaaaaaagaattggATTTATATGTTGGAAGAACCGTGTGTAGGAGAGCAAGAAACAAAGTATTACAGGAGTTAATGGGTGACTATGTTCTTGAGTTTGGGAGGATTTTGGACTACAAATATGAGTTGCTAAGAACTAATCCAGGTAGTACATATGTAGTCAAGCTTCATGAAGAAAcatttgaaaaaggtagaaaaaTGTTTCAAGGCTTCTACATATGTTTTGATGCAATAAAGAAGTCCTTCTTGGCTGGTTGTAGGAGATGCATTGGTTTGGATGGTTGTTTTCTAAAGGGAGTATCTAAAGGTCAATTATTGGTTGTTATTTGTAAAGATGGGAACAATCAAATGCTACCACTGGCTTGGGTAGtagttgaagttgaaaataagtTTACTTGGGCTTGGTTTGTCAAACTTCTAAAGGAAGATCTTCAGTTGGGAGATGGTACAGACCTCACAATCATATCAGATATGCAAAAG GGTCTTGAAATTTCCATAACTGATCATTTGCCAAATGTTGAGCATAGAATGTGTGTTAGACACATCCTTGCTAACTGGTCAAAGAGATGGAGAGGTCTTGAGAGAAATAAATGTTTCTGGAG ATGGAGCAAGCTTTACTTCAATTTTACCTCAAAATGTGATGTTATAGACAATAACATTGCTGAATGTTTCAATTCATGGATATTAGCAGCAAGGCATAAGAATATAATTACAATGCTTGAAGAAATTAgggtgaaaatgatgaaaagaatAGGGCAGACGAGAGAGTTTTGCAATACTTGGATATGTGAAATTTCTCTAATGGCAATGAAGGTTCTACAAGATAACACAGCTAAGTCTATGAAATGCAGCATTGAATGGAATTCAGATACAGGGTATGAGGTACTTCATGGACCATACAGACATGTAGTTGATATTCAAAGGCAAATATGTAGCTGTAGAGCATGGATGTTGAAAGGCATACCATGTCCTCATGCAATAGCTGCTCTTCACCATAGGAAATTGGACCCAATCAACTACATTTCTCATTGGTATAACAGAGAAACATACATGAAGACATACAACTACTTCATTCAGCCAgttatgaatttgaaaatgtgGCCAGAATCACAAAACATCTCTGTGATACCACCTCCTGTTAGGAAGATGCCAGGAAGGCCTggcaagaaaaggaagaaagagcAAGGTGAAACCAGTAAAACTGGAAAATTATCCAAAAGAGGGATTGAGATGTCATGCAGCACTTGTCATAACAAGGgtcacaataaaaaaaagtgtcCTCTTGGTGCACCTGCTTCTGGCACAAACTTTACTGCTGGACCAAGTTCAAGACCTGCTGTTGGACCAAGTTCAAGACCTCCTTCTGGCCCTGCTGCACCAAGTTCAAGACCTCCTTCTGGCCCTACTGCTGCACCAACATCAAAACAAACTGTTGTCCCTGCTGCTGCACCAACATCAACATAA